In one Kluyveromyces marxianus DMKU3-1042 DNA, complete genome, chromosome 4 genomic region, the following are encoded:
- the BLI1 gene encoding uncharacterized protein: protein MKEKALRTKIDELVATLQQRIDIVTATAVSQFEQETENNYAKLDYLKAHFKKDDSINDWLNDKQEFTEKLDKLESQITELSDLADEWEIFIKELLLTDAKL from the coding sequence ATGAAGGAAAAAGCGTTGAGAACCAAGATAGATGAATTAGTCGCAACACTACAGCAACGTATAGACATTGTtacagcaacagcagttTCTCAATTTGAGCAAGAGACAGAGAACAATTACGCAAAGCTCGATTATTTGAAAGCccatttcaagaaagatgaTAGTATAAATGACTGGTTGAATGATAAACAAGAGTTTACAGAGAAATTAGATAAATTAGAGTCTCAAATAACGGAACTCAGTGACCTGGCTGATGAATGGGAAATTTTTATTAAAGAGTTACTACTTACCGATGCAAAACTTTGA
- the MSS1 gene encoding Mss1p: MGCCRLLSKPVCMPLWRRQYSVPATYFHPTVYALSTPSNQHSAIAILRISGTHSKYILEQLAPGKHVLPRKPMLRTLSDPKTSTFIDEALVLYFPQPKTFTGEELVELHLHGGKAIIKAALKSIQELRSEERDIRMAMPGEFSRRAFQNGKMDLLKLESINKMIHSDTEIQRLSALHSDEILLKFQRWRQEIIDQMAKLTAIIDFGEDIESEDIEAIIKAVNDKLLTLHTQITRFVTKLDRMSVLNDGIKLTLLGEPNSGKSSLINEISHDEVAIVSNIPGTTRDSIDVVMDINGFKCILTDTAGIRQGTSDAIEIKGIDRSKKKSLESNLVVLVIDASKPNIDEQFFDFINNQLAEKPLVVVLNKSDLITSDQLAQLKANFEAKLNALKVHTVSCLTKQGLDSLVETLTDNFKHISATEDEDPIAVSDRVKEILQTDLLYGLDQFFEHKDQDILIACEALRIASDGIGKITGENIDVEEVLDVVFSKFCIGK; the protein is encoded by the coding sequence ATGGGCTGTTGTAGACTGCTTTCTAAACCGGTATGCATGCCGTTATGGAGACGTCAATATAGTGTCCCCGCAACTTATTTCCACCCCACCGTATATGCATTGTCTACACCGTCCAACCAGCATTCTGCCATAGCAATACTGAGAATATCTGGGACCCATTCAAAGTATATTCTTGAACAACTAGCGCCTGGAAAACATGTCCTACCTAGGAAGCCGATGCTTAGAACGTTAAGTGACCCGAAGACCTCTACATTTATAGACGAAGCACTCGTGCTATACTTTCCGCAACCCAAGACTTTCACTGGAGAAGAGCTTGTTGAGTTGCATCTACACGGAGGGAAAGCGATCATAAAGGCAGCGTTGAAGAGCATACAGGAATTGAGATCAGAGGAAAGAGATATTCGAATGGCAATGCCTGGTGAATTTAGTCGTCGAGCTTTCCAAAATGGGAAGATggatttattgaaattaGAGAGCATAAACAAAATGATACATTCTGATACAGAGATCCAGAGGCTTTCAGCACTACACTCAGACGAGATTCTGCTTAAATTTCAGAGATGGAGACAAGAGATTATAGATCAGATGGCCAAATTAACAGCAATCATCGATTTCGGCGAAGATATCGAATCGGAGGACATTGAAGCAATTATAAAAGCAGTAAATGACAAACTATTGACACTACATACCCAAATCACTCGTTTTGTGACAAAATTAGATCGGATGTCAGTGTTGAATGATGGTATCAAACTTACGTTATTGGGTGAGCCGAACTCCGGGAAGTCATCCCTAATAAATGAGATATCTCATGATGAAGTAGCAATTGTCAGCAACATCCCTGGTACCACAAGGGATTCCATAGACGTAGTTATGGATATCAATGGCTTCAAATGTATCTTAACGGACACTGCTGGGATTAGACAAGGTACATCGGATGCAATAGAAATTAAGGGAATTGACAgatccaagaaaaagagtttgGAAAGTAACCTTGTTGTATTGGTTATCGATGCTTCAAAGCCAAATATAGATGAACAATTCTTCGATTTTATCAACAATCAGTTAGCGGAAAAACctttggttgttgttttgaatAAATCTGATTTAATTACAAGCGATCAATTGGCGCAGTTGAAAGCTAATTTTGAGGCAAAATTAAACGCCCTGAAAGTCCATACAGTTTCTTGTTTGACAAAGCAAGGCTTGGATTCGCTAGTTGAGACACTTACCGATAATTTCAAGCACATTTCGGCAACAGAAGACGAGGACCCTATAGCAGTGTCAGACCGTGTCAAAGAGATTCTTCAGACAGATCTCTTGTACGGCTTGGACCAGTTTTTTGAACACAAAGATCAAGATATTCTAATAGCATGTGAAGCCCTAAGGATTGCATCTGATGGGATTGGTAAGATAACAGGAGAGAATATAGATGTCGAAGAAGTCCTAGACGTTGTGTTCTCAAAGTTTTGCATCGGTAAGTAG
- the ANR2 gene encoding Anr2p, with protein MVVFIHEFDVLKGNTLSWTNGNAEALEGLEFTVLPSGIHLRERDTIYFQFNGKSGLAVFRQNSLDLDASQHHIDRSQVKMFSFGTLFDEKMDYEQLSLYEKGMKTALEEWWEDHDYNVLEKWDAKRNHDEISSFNFNDTCVEVGPIVLQLWRCALLHNRVLVLNKGVEVKKCNMLCHLITTMGKLEQSVYDNEMTITMLNTEKYKSSESWCATTSDEILMYETDLYDKLVIWDATGIHLRDHDHEVKCNEVDFSIYKSLTSDDLSKFNYQYESSIIWSKLIIDGLFLIFTGNMYKPWYHVEIEPVENPDFYRYFVERTRRIYSQSKTIIENNPDQDTIYQGASILTTFQLDYFHDAEFLRQLTQQWFGKPIIPNYIDLSFLF; from the coding sequence ATGGTTGTATTTATTCATGAATTCGATGTTCTCAAAGGGAACACACTATCATGGACTAACGGAAATGCGGAAGCTCTAGAGGGTTTAGAATTTACAGTGTTACCATCGGGTATTCACTTGAGAGAAAGGGATACAATTTATTTCCAGTTCAATGGAAAATCTGGACTTGCAGTATTCAGACAGAACAGTCTTGATCTAGATGCTTCGCAGCATCATATTGATAGGTCTCAAGTGAAAATGTTCAGTTTTGGGACCTTATTTGACGAAAAAATGGACTATGAGCAACTATCGCTGTATGAGAAGGGTATGAAAACGGCTCTGGAAGAATGGTGGGAAGATCATGACTACAATGTTCTTGAGAAATGGGATGCTAAGCGGAACCACGATGAAATTTCCAGCTTCAACTTCAATGATACTTGCGTAGAGGTCGGGCCAATTGTCTTACAACTTTGGCGCTGCGCATTACTTCACAATAGGGTGCTTGTACTTAACAAAGGCGTAGAAGTGAAGAAATGCAATATGCTTTGTCATCTGATAACAACAATGGGGAAATTAGAACAAAGCGTTTACGATAACGAGATGACAATTACAATGCTAAACActgaaaaatacaaaagtTCGGAGTCATGGTGTGCAACTACTAGTGATGAAATTCTCATGTATGAGACAGACCTTTATGACAAACTTGTGATCTGGGATGCTACCGGAATACATCTTAGAGATCATGACCACGAAGTTAAGTGTAATGAAGTGGATTTTAGCATATACAAATCATTGACATCTGATGACTTGAGCAAGTTCAATTATCAGTATGAATCGTCAATCATATGGTCAAAATTAATAATCGATGGtctctttttgatattcaCCGGTAACATGTACAAACCTTGGTATCATGTTGAAATAGAGCCAGTGGAAAACCCAGACTTTTACCGTTACTTCGTAGAAAGAACACGGCGCATATATTCTCAATCAAAGACAATAATCGAAAACAATCCGGATCAAGACACTATTTACCAAGGGGCTAGCATTTTGACTACCTTCCAATTGGATTATTTCCATGACGCAGAATTTCTTCGCCAACTAACTCAACAATGGTTTGGAAAACCTATTATACCCAACTATATAGACCTAAGTTTCTTAttttaa
- the FBA1 gene encoding fructose-bisphosphate aldolase FBA1, which produces MPASDVLSRKTGVIVGDDVRHLFEYAKAHKFAIPAINVTSSSTVVAALEAARDNNSPIILQTSNGGAAYFAGKGVSNKDQNASIRGAIAAAHYIRSIAPAYGIPVVLHSDHCAKKLLPWFDGMLAADEEYFAKHGEPLFSSHMLDLSEETDEENIGTCVKYFKRMAKMGQWLEMEIGITGGEEDGVNNEGTSNDKLYTTPETVFSVYEALAPISPNFSIASAFGNVHGVYKAAAALKPELLGTFQEYASKQLKEKKDDKPLFLVFHGGSGSSTKDFHTAIDFGVVKVNLDTDCQFAYLKGIRDYVLNKKDYIMTPVGNPEDPDGPNKKHYDPRVWVREGEKTMSERIASALEIFRTKGTLN; this is translated from the coding sequence ATGCCAGCTTCAGACGTTCTATCCAGAAAGACCGGTGTCATTGTCGGTGACGATGTCAGACACTTGTTCGAATACGCTAAGGCTCACAAGTTCGCTATCCCAGCTATCAACGTGacctcttcttccactgttgttgctgctttGGAAGCTGCCAGAGACAACAACTCTCCAATCATTTTGCAAACCTCCAACGGTGGTGCTGCTTACTTTGCCGGTAAGGGTGTCTCCAACAAGGACCAAAACGCTTCCATCAGAGGTGCCATTGCTGCTGCCCACTACATCAGATCCATTGCCCCAGCTTACGGTATCCCAGTTGTTCTACACTCTGACCACTGtgccaagaagttgttgCCATGGTTCGATGGTATGCTAGCTGCTGACGAAGAATACTTCGCCAAGCACGGTGAACCATTGTTCTCCTCTCACATGTTGGATTTGTCCGAAGAAAccgatgaagaaaacattGGTACTTGTGTCAAGTACTTCAAGAGAATGGCCAAGATGGGCCAATGgttggaaatggaaatcGGTATCACCGgtggtgaagaagatggtgtCAACAACGAAGGTACCTCCAACGACAAGCTATACACCACCCCAGAAACCGTCTTCTCTGTCTACGAAGCTTTGGCCCCAATCTCTCCAAACTTCTCCATTGCCAGTGCCTTCGGTAACGTCCACGGTGTTTACAAGGCCGCTGCTGCTCTAAAGCCAGAACTTTTGGGTACTTTCCAAGAATACGCTTCTAAgcaattgaaggaaaagaaggatgaCAAGCCATTGTTCTTGGTCTTCCACGGTGGTTCCGGTTCTTCCACCAAGGACTTCCACACCGCTATCGACTTTGGTGTCGTCAAGGTTAACTTGGACACTGACTGTCAATTCGCTTACTTGAAGGGTATCAGAGACTACgtcttgaacaagaaggatTACATCATGACCCCAGTCGGTAACCCAGAAGACCCAGATGGTCCAAACAAGAAGCACTACGACCCAAGAGTCTGGGTTAGAGAAGGTGAAAAGACCATGTCTGAACGTATTGCTTCCGCTTTGGAAATCTTCCGTACCAAGGGCACTTTGAACTAA
- the MRPL3 gene encoding mitochondrial 54S ribosomal protein mL44, translating to MSVLRSLLNPVRVRGFASCTRVYQAEVSELSSLKQYKNTISSLLRGSEQLTSPNLVALHARLNLPKEFSYSLLSKCLTCRTAGEKNFDNVSMNIFGKNLLTLTVTSELMKQYPRLPAAVLNAAVDAYINDSVLSHVGRSWGIEVENTSLVDRYAKNENANVTLGKLRFFENSRNELHNFTEANAMAVAVRSIVAGVYSVDSDLNRTRKFISDYILSRKLDVKKLFAFEQPTRELAALCRREGLERPVSKLIAENGRLSKSPLFIVGVFSGEEKLGEGFGSSLKEAKARAATDALLKWYCYQPVESQQQVIIDQGEVLV from the coding sequence ATGTCCGTTTTAAGAAGCCTACTGAATCCAGTGAGGGTGCGAGGCTTTGCATCTTGTACCCGAGTTTACCAAGCGGAAGTATCTGaattatcatcattaaaGCAATATAAAAACACGATCAGCTCATTATTGAGAGGATCCGAGCAGCTTACCAGTCCTAACTTGGTAGCATTACATGCGAGATTGAATCTTCCTAAGGAGTTTAGCTATTCGCTATTGTCAAAATGCCTAACATGCCGTACTGCTGGAGAAAAGAACTTCGATAATGTTAGCATGAATATCTTCGGTAAAAACCTTTTGACATTAACGGTTACATCCGAACTAATGAAGCAATATCCTAGATTGCCGGCAGCCGTTTTGAACGCCGCTGTGGACGCATATATCAATGACAGCGTTTTGTCCCACGTAGGTCGTTCATGGGGTATAGAGGTGGAAAACACTAGCCTGGTGGACAGGTACGCCAAGAACGAGAACGCAAATGTTACCTTAGGCAAACTCCGTTTCTTTGAGAACTCTAGAAACGAACTGCATAATTTTACAGAGGCTAATGCCATGGCAGTTGCTGTTAGAAGTATTGTTGCAGGCGTATACAGCGTCGACAGCGACTTGAACAGAACCCGTAAGTTCATTTCGGACTACATCTTGTCGAGAAAACTCGACGTTAAGAAACTCTTTGCATTCGAACAACCAACTAGAGAATTGGCAGCTTTGTGCCGCCGTGAAGGCCTAGAAAGACCCGTCTCAAAACTAATTGCAGAGAACGGTAGGCTTTCCAAGTCCCCTCTCTTCATCGTTGGCGTTTTCAGCggtgaagaaaaattgGGCGAAGGTTTTGGctcatctttgaaagaggCAAAGGCAAGAGCCGCTACAGACGCTTTACTAAAATGGTACTGCTACCAACCAGTAGAATCTCAACAACAAGTCATTATTGACCAAGGAGAAGTTCTAGTATAG
- the PEX12 gene encoding ubiquitin-protein ligase peroxin 12 has protein sequence MDFYSNLPVNLQQPTLFEILSVNEVKKLIKPTLRYIFSLYLQHRGTGRWLLKIFNKFDLLILLLKSLLEYRHCKATGATILDKFYGLKRVSRFDHLTFLGVWINDCLSEYINDICEQYHEKLQSMKLTNLKLNNWQQWFDLYFPKVQQAIKVINFCFKLKYLRDSKHSDLVQFATQTRYERYSEPDEVESKVPAVSDIVQRRRKRTNMPRILEIVKKSVDKTFSMFLDKLFPSFLVMIRILQIINQRPELFKQDVRIKKPKPPVLPSKKGSDKDVDKANATTENCPLCGEKIKDPAMISSGYIADLKCAEEWVRTETTCFITGIEINKTIRKLLI, from the coding sequence ATGGATTTCTACTCAAATCTCCCGGTAAATTTACAGCAACCGACCCTTTTCGAGATCCTATCCGTAAATGAGGTCAAAAAGCTCATCAAACCAACGTTAAGGTACATATTCTCCTTATATTTGCAACATAGGGGAACAGGGAGATGGCTGTTGAAGATTTTCAACAAGTTTGATTTACTCATACTACTCCTAAAATCCCTTCTTGAGTACAGACATTGCAAAGCGACAGGTGCTACCATATTAGACAAGTTTTATGGATTGAAAAGGGTTTCAAGGTTTGATCACCTAACGTTTCTTGGAGTGTGGATAAACGACTGCTTGTCCGAATACATCAATGATATATGCGAGCAGTATCACGAAAAATTACAATCTATGAAACTTACAAACTTGAAATTGAATAATTGGCAGCAATGGTTCGATCTGTACTTCCCCAAGGTACAACAAGCGATCAAGGTGATCAATTTCTGTTTTAAGTTAAAGTACTTGCGCGACTCAAAGCATTCGGATTTAGTACAATTCGCCACTCAGACCAGATATGAGCGCTATTCGGAACCAGATGAAGTGGAAAGCAAGGTACCCGCGGTATCTGATATAGTACAGCGTCGTCGTAAGAGAACGAATATGCCTAGAATATTAGAAATAGTGAAGAAATCCGTTGATAAAACATTCTCCATGTTTTTGGATAAACTGTTCCCGAGCTTTTTAGTCATGATCAGAATATTACAGATCATTAACCAAAGGCCTGAACTCTTCAAACAGGACGTTCGCATCAAAAAACCTAAACCACCTGTGTTACCAAGCAAGAAGGGATCCGATAAGGATGTGGACAAGGCAAATGCTACAACAGAAAATTGTCCATTGTGTGgggaaaaaataaaagatcCTGCTATGATATCTTCGGGCTATATCGCGGATTTGAAATGTGCTGAAGAATGGGTTCGCACCGAGACTACTTGTTTCATAACTGGCATAGAGATCAATAAAACTATTCGTAAGTTGTTAATATAA